A stretch of the Chlorobiota bacterium genome encodes the following:
- a CDS encoding VOC family protein: MNQNNSTTIKPFLVVSNAEKAIEFYTINFGAVVCVKHKIGNNKLICQIAIEGAEFWVGDNDNDTDVSPKVASLSSIVRLVLNTKNADSLFNNAIKNGATLLCPMTTENVWRIGRLIDPFGHVWEIGYIL; encoded by the coding sequence TTGAACCAAAACAATTCAACTACCATTAAACCATTTTTAGTGGTTTCCAATGCTGAAAAAGCTATTGAATTTTATACTATTAATTTTGGTGCTGTTGTGTGCGTTAAGCATAAAATTGGTAATAATAAATTGATTTGTCAAATTGCAATTGAAGGGGCTGAATTCTGGGTTGGTGACAATGATAATGATACAGATGTTTCACCTAAAGTTGCTTCATTAAGTAGCATTGTAAGGTTAGTTTTAAACACAAAAAATGCTGATTCCCTTTTCAATAATGCCATCAAGAATGGTGCTACTCTACTTTGCCCAATGACTACTGAAAATGTATGGAGAATTGGAAGATTAATAGACCCTTTCGGGCATGTTTGGGAAATAGGTTATATTTTGTAA